The genomic interval GAGATCTCGTTGGCTCCGGTCAGCCGAGGGGGACCTCGTTGGAACGGGACTCGACGGCATCGAGAGCGGCCAGGGTCGCGGCGTCGAGGGTGATCTCGCTGACCGCCGTGTTGGCTTCCAGGTGGGCGGGGTCGGCGGTGCCGGGGATGAGCAGCACGTTCGGGGCGTGGTGCAGCAACCAGGCGAGGCCGACCTGAGTGGCCGTGACGCCCAGGTGTGTGGCCGCCGCGTGCACCGCCGGCTCGTCGGTCGCCTTGGGCAGGCCCGGGAAGGCCCCGCCGAGCGGGAAGTACGGCACCCAGGCGATGCCCTCGGCCAGGCACAGTTCCAGCATGTCCTCGTCGGCGCGGGAGACGAGACTGTAGGCGTTCTGCACGCAGGCGATGCCCGCCGGCAGGGCGCGGCGCAGGACGTCGAGAGTGACGCTGCTCAGGCCGATCGCACCGATCTTGCCCTCGTCGCGCAGCGCGGTCATCACCGCGAGCTGGTCGTCGAGGTCGACGACCTGGTCGCCCTCGGGACGCAGCCCGGGGCCGGAGTCGAGACGGCGGAGGTTGACCACCTGGAGTCGGTCGACGCCGAGGCTGCGCAGGTTGTCCTCGACGCTGGCGCGCAGCTGCTCGGGCCGCTGCGCGAGACGTAGCGGCGGGTGACCGCCGGGGTCGGGGTCGGCGCCGACCTTGGTGACGACCAGGACGTCGTCCTCGGGGCGCAGTGCCTCGCGGATCACGGCGTTGGCGAAACCGAAGCCGTAGAACTCGGCGGTGTCGACATGGTCGACGCCCAGCTCGACCGCGCGGCGCAGCAACGCGACGGCCTCGGCGCGGCGGTCGCGCAGGCGCTCCAACTGGAGCGCGCCGTAGCCGATCCGGGAAACGGTGCGGCCGGCGAACGTAGCGGTGGGAGTGGTGGGAGTGGTCATGGCGCTGCCTCCTCGGGCGGTGACTGGAGGGCGGTGTAGAGCAGTTCGGCCTGATAGAGCGCCATCACCCGGTGGGCGATCGGGGTGGCGCTCTCCCGGGCCCCGGCCGGGTCGTGGTGCTCGACCTTGACCAGCCACGCCGTGACGCAGTCGTGCAGCATCGCGCGCATCCGGTCGGTCATGTCGACGACGATGTCGCGGACGGCCGGGTTGGTGGTCGCCTCGCCCCAGGTCTGTACGGCGAGCCGGGCCCTGACGGGGTCGATCGCCGCGACGAGCCGGGCGAGCAGTTCGTCGGGGTCCGGCGGGACGTCGCTCGCGGCGTGCTCGCCGAGGACCCTGGCGCGCTCGGCGAGATCCCCGCGGGCGACTGCCTGGACCAAGTCGGCCTTGTTGCGGTAGTGCGCGTAGATCGAGCCGGCCGAGAGGCCTGACTCGGCGATGATGTCGGCGATCGACGTCCGCTCCAGGCCGTTGCGGCCGAAGCAGCGGACAGCGGCCTCGGCGATCTGGGCGCGCCGAAGTTCCTTGCGCGCGTCGGTGAGTCGCGGCACCACACCCCCCTCACAAAAAGAATTGTTGTTCTGCTTGCGGGGGGACACTAACAGAATGGCCGTTTCTTTTGTGCTGGAGCAGACCCCTTTTGCGATGGGGCAGGCCGCGCAGGACGAGGCCGCACCGACCGCGGAACCCCGGTCCGGCACGGAGACGGCCACACTGCTGAACCTGCCCGCACAGTGATGAACTCCGCGCCGCCGCACCACTCGGCGGAACGACATCGCAGGCCACGGTTCGCCTCGCGTTCAGAGTTCCGGCGCACACATGTCGCCGTGCTTCATGACGCCCGCGGGTTCGGATCGATCCGGTGGGTTGCCGCGCAGGTCCGCCAGGTGTCCGTATGCGCCGCGTGACCGTGACGCGGCCGGTGACTCAAACCTCAGATGAAGCTCAGAGGATCCCCATGGGATGGTCAAGTGATCTTTACCAAGTAAGCAGTGTGTGATCAAGTGGTCACGACCTTCCACCCAGCACCACCTCTCCGCGTGTCCACGCGCCGGAGATGTTGGCATGCGCATTACATCCAGGGGGACTTCATGCGCCGTAGTACCAACGCCACTCTCGCCGCCCTTGCCATCGCGGCGGGATCTCTCATGTTCGGTGCGCCGACCGCCTCGGCCGCCGCCTACTGCGACAGCTCCGGTTACACCGCCACCAGCGAGCCCATGGAACGGTGTACCTCGCTGTCCAACGGCATCCTGACCATCCACCAGGGTGGGAGCGGCGTCATGACCACCCAGTACTACAAGTCGGGCGGATCCGGTATCTCCGCCAGCCTCGGCTACTCGCGCTCGGGGACCACCCACTACAAGGCGGCCGTCTCCATCAGTTCGGGCCAGACCAAGAACGCGTCGTGGTCGCTGGGGGCCGACGCCTACTGCTCGAACATCATCGGCCTGATGAACAGCGGCAGCACGTACCAGACGCCCACCTCGCACTGCTAAAGCAGAGCCCCACAGGCCCCGCCCGCCAGGGCGGGGCCTGTCCCAATCCGCTCACCTCGCCCTGACCAAGCAAGGAACCGCGCCGTGTTTTCCGCGATCTTCCAGCACCACATCGGCTATCTGGCCGTGTGCACACTGATCGGCCTCATGTGCGGCGGCGCGGCGTGGACGCTCGCCCGTAAACGGGGGAACCCTCACGGCGCATGGTGGTCCGGACTCGCCTTCGTTCTCACCGGCGTCCTCGGTGTCACGTTCATGGGCGCCGGCTCGGCCAGCGGCGCGTGTGTCCTCAACCATGAGTTCGCCGAGCCCTTCCACACCACGCGGGGGTGGTGGAACCTCGCCATGATGGTCCCGGTCGGCGCATGCGCCGTCCTGGCCGTCCGTCGCCCGCTGCCCGTCCTGTTCGGCGTCGTCGCGCTGCCTCTGGCCATCGAGTTCACTCAGGCCTCCGTCAATGGCCTGGGGCGTGTCTGCGACAGCTCGGACGCCGAGATGAGCATCGTCGGAGGTCTGACAGGGCTCGCCGTCGCCGCGGCCGTCCTCGCGATCCGCCACTCGCTCGTCTGGAAGGCGGGCACGAAGGGGACGTTGATCGCCTTCGCGGCACTGCTCCTCCTGGGATCGGGACTAGCGCGCCCGATGCTCGACGTCACGAACATCGACGGCAGCAGCCTCGCCGACGCGGACCCCGCGCAGAAGCGGGCCGTCGAGGCCGCCGTGAAAGAAGCGTTCGGCGACCGTTACAAGCTCGGGCAGTTGTACGAGCGGCCGTGTGCGGGCCCCTCATGCACCACCGTCATCTTCAACCTGTACAGCCGTGAAGAGGGACACTCCGAAGCCTTCGGCACCGGCAGTCTCTCCTGGCCGGACAAGAAGCACCTGAACGTACAGCTGGAGAACAGCGACCGGTCCACCGTCATGGGATACCCGCTGGAAGGTGCGAAAGCCCCGGCCAGCGATGCGGCAGCCTCTCGCCTCACGAAGTCGTACGCCCAGCGAAAGTACCCGTGGGCGATGAGCGCGACCATGACGCAGACGTCCCCCGTGGGCGAAAAGGCCGAACTCGGCTGGATCACGGCCTGGAGATGGGCTCACGACAACGTCCTCATGCCCCGGATGCTGGACGTCCAGGTGGACAGGGCCGGGCGGGTGTCCCAGATCGACGTCACCCTCGGCCCGACCCGGGCGAATCTTCCCAAGGCCAAGCTCGACGCCGGGCAGGCCGAAGAGGAAGTGAACAAGGTGGTGGCGGCGAAACTTCGGGCCAACGGAAACACCGGTGCGGAATTCCACACCAGGACGGTCACGGTGAAAGCAGTCGAGCAGGACGGTGTCTGGCAGCCGAACTGGCTGGTGAACGTGACGTGGCCCGGCGACGGGAAGGGCGCTGCTTCGCAGGAGGCGGCAGCGGTCGACACGTACCGCGTGAACGGCGTCACCGGCCAGGTGTACGACACCGCCGGGCAACTCCTCACGACCGGCTGACCCCGTCGTCGACAGGTTCCGCTCCGGCCCGGGGCCGAACGGGATCATCCCGCCCGCCCGAACCGCATGCCGAGCGATGCGGCAGAGCCCCCGCCCTGATGGGTGGGGGCTCGTTCATGTGCGGCCATGGCCGCCACCCGTCGCGGTGAGGCCCTCCGCCGTGGCCGGTCCGGCGACCGCCTCCCGCGGTTCCGTGCGGGTCATCGGGCCCACGGCCCACAGCCCACAGCCCACGGCCCACGGGTGAACCTCCGGCGCTCCGGGACCAATCCTCGGCAGGGTTCAGGATCGGATTACGTCCGGAGATGTCCCGCTCACGAAGGATCCCTGTGAAAGAAGCCATCAGTATCGGCGGAAATCCGTCGATGCAGCCCGATCTGCAAGAGCTGGTGGGCCGGGTCGCCCTGGGCGACGAAAAGGCTTTCGCAGCTGTCTACGACGCCGTCGTCAGCCCGGTTCTCGGTGTCGCCCGAGCCGTGCTGCGCGACCACGCCCAGTCGGAGGAGGTCGCCCAGGAGGTCCTGGTCGAGGTGTGGCGCACCGCCCCGCGCTACCGCGCCGACCGCGGGACGGCCATCAACTGGATCCTCACCCTGGCCCACCGCCGCGCCATCGACCGGGTGCGCTCGGTGGAGGCCGCGGCGGCCCGGGACAACAAGGCCGCGCTGCTCGCCCGTACACCGGAGTTCGACGAGGTCACCGAGCAGGTCGAGGCGCGGCTGGAGCGGGAACAGGTACGGCGTTGTCTGCGGACGCTGACCGAGATCCAGCGCCAGGCCGTCACCCTCGCCTACTACCGGGGACTGACCTACCGCCAGGTCGCCGAGGCGCTCACCCTGCCGCTCGGCACCGTCAAAACCCGGCTGAGGGACGGCCTCATCCGGCTCCGCGACTGCCTGGGAGTGACCGCGTGATCACCGCTGACCTGCACCTGCTGACCGGCGCGTACGCCCTGCACGCCCTGTCCGACGAGGAGTGCGAGATGTTCGAGCGGCACCTCGCGGGCTGCGAGGCGTGTGCCCAGGAGGCGGCCGAACTGTCCGCCACCGCGGCCCGGTTGGGCCTCGCCGTGTCCGTGGAACCCGACCGGGATATGCGCGGGCGGGTCCTGAGCCGTATCACCGCGGTCCGTCAGGAGGCACCGGGCGGGAATCCGGCGATCCCTTCCGGTCGCGCGGTGCTGCGGGCCCGCGTGCTGTCGCGGTGGACGCTGGCCGCCTGCCTGGCCGCCGCTGCCGCGCTCGGCGGGACCGCCGTGTGGCAGCACCAGCGGGCCGAGAGCGCGCTCGCCCAGGCACACCGGGCCGAACAGGGGACGACACGGATCAGCGCCGTGCTCGCCGCGCCGGATGCCCGGGCCCAGGCCGTGCCGCTGCCCGGGGGCGCCGACGGCACGGTCGTCGTCTCCCGCAGCCGGGACCGGGCGGTGTTCGTGGTCTCCGGGATGGCCCACGCGCCTGCCGGGAAGGTCTACCAGCTCTGGTTCGACGACGGGGGCACCATGCGGTCGGCCGGCCTGATGAACCCCGACCGCGCCGACCAGGCCGTCCTCCTGCGAGGCGCCGTGGACGGGGCCTCGGGCATGGGGATCACCGTCGAACCCGCGGGCGGCTCGAAACAGCCCACGACCACGCCGCTCGCCCTGACCCGCTTCTCGGCCTGAGCAACCTTCTCCGACTCAGGGGACCTTCCCGCGTCCCGTCTCAGGTGGCATGGCCCGGCCCGTGAAGAGCGAGCGGCAGGTGGACCGTAGCCGCGTATTCGTAGCGGCATATCCGTAGCCAATGCGGCCCCGGTTGGTCGGGGAAAATTTTCATCCGATCGGGCAGACGGCCAACGTATCCGCCGTACCGCGGTCGTCGTCGCGGCAGCGGCCGTGCTTCCGCTGGCTCTGAGCGCCTGCGGCGGCAACGCCGGCGGCTCCGCGAAGTCCGGCGCCTCCACCAGGGCGTCCTCGTCCGCGTCCGGCGACAGCGTGAACAACGCCGGCGCCACGACCGACGACCAGCCCTTCGGTACGGCCTGTTCCGGCGTCCCGAAGAGCGGCGCCGGCTCCTTCGACTGCATGGCCAAGGACCCCGCCACCGCCGCCTCCAACAACCCGGCGCTATCCACGCTCGTGGCCGCGGTGAAGAAGGCCGGCCTGGTCGACACCCTCAACAACGCCCGGGCATCACAGTGTTCGCGCCGACCAACGACGCCTTCGCGAAGATCCCGAAGGCCACCCTGGAGTAGGGCTCCTTCACCACACCAGGCCCGTGACGACGACGTAGGGACGGCTGCTGTCGCGGACGGTCGCGGCGGGCCGCGGAGCGGCCACGAGGGCATCACCCGGCACCGCCCCGGCGCCCCGGCGCCGTGCTCGGAACCGGGGCGCCCGTCCGCAGCCGGCCTCGCCTCGCCAGGGATCCCGCACCCGCGCCTGTCCGCCCTCCCGGGCCTCCGGCCAGGAACGCCACCGGAAGCGCCGGCGGGATGCGGGGCGGCACAGCCGTGATCAGTCCTCCCGGCAGCCCGATCAGGACCAAGGTGATCACGCGATTCAGCCTCCGGAGTGAGCGTCGGCCGTCCCGGACCGCTCACCCTTGGTCCGAGACCGCCCGCCCTTCCGGATTCGTCGCACGCTCCCCCGGCCCAGCACCGACAACCATGTGACGGGGCTCACGTCAGATGGAAAACCTGCGGTCCCCGCCCGGCGTCTAGCCGGTGTGAGAGCAGTCAGGAAGGCACTCGGTGAGCTGGACGAGGAGCGGCTCGTGCGGCTGGTGGCACGGGGGGACCGTGCGGCGTTCGACGAGTTGTACGGGCGTACCGCGCCGTGGATGGCCGTACGGCTGCGCCGGCGCTGTGCCGACGAGCAGATCGTCGCCGAGGTGATGCAGGAGACGTATCTGGCGGTGTGGCGGGCGGCGGGGGCGTTCGCGGGGGCCTCGGTGGGCGGGACGGCCGTCGGGTGGCTGTGGACGATCGCGGCGCGGCGGCTCGTCGACGCCTTCCGGCGCCGGGCCCATCACGCCGAGCCGCCGCCGGCCGCCGCACCCGTCGACGTCGCCCCCGGCGCCGAGGAGGAGGTGCTCGCGGCGACCGTCGGCGGTGACGTCGGGGACGCGCTGCGGTGTCTCGCGCCGGAACTCCGGCAAGTACTACAGGCGTTGGTGCTCGACGGGCTGTCCGTCCGGGAGACCTCCGTCCTGCTCGGACTGCCCGAGGGCACGGTCAAGACCCGTGCGCGCCGGGCCCGGATCGCGATGCGGAGGGCGCTGACATGAGCGTGGAACATGCGTCGACCCGGATCATCGGCAGTTACGCGCGCGGCCTCGGTGGCGACGACCTCACCGCCGATGAAGTGTGGGCCGTGGAAGCCCATTTGGAGACGTGCGGGGTCTGTCGGGACCGGCTCGCGGCGGCCGTTGCCGCGGAGGTGCCGGACGTGGCGGCGCTCGTCGGGAGTGTGCGGGACGGGCTTGAGCCTCGACTGGGCGTGTCCGTGGCGCGGCGGCGGTATCGGTCGGTGCGGGTGTCGAGTTGGCTGACGCCGGTGATGGTGCCGTGGCTGGGGACGGTCGTGAGCGTCACTGTGCTCGCGCTGTTACTCGATCTCGTCGGGGGCGGTTACGGGTTCGGGCCCGGGTCCGGCCGTGTGTCGCTGGTGTTGTTGCTCGCGCCGGTTCTGCCGGTGCTCGGTGTCGCGGCGTCGTGGTCACAAGGGCTCGATCCCGCCTACGAGTTGACGGCTTCCGTGCCGAGGGCCGGGCTCCAACTGGTGTTGCGGCGTACGGCGTCCGTGCTTGCCGTCGTAGTTCCCGCGCTGCTCGTGGGCGGCTGGGCCACGGGGGTGCCGGGCGTGACGGCCGCGCAGTGGCTGCTGCCCTGTCTGGCGTTCACCTCTACGACCCTGGCGCTCGGCGGTGTCGTCGGGGTGACCCGTGCCGCCGTGGCGGTGGTCGGCGTATGGGCCGCCGTGGTTCTGGCACCGACCGTGGTCGCCAGCCGTGCGACCTTCGCGTTGCAGGCGGGCGGGCTGGCTGTGTGGGGGCTGGTTCTCGCGGTCGGCGTCGGGGTCGTGGTCGTCCGCCGGGGCGCGTACTCCGTGCTGGGAGCCCATCGGTGACCGGTGGGAGATCGATGAGAAGGGCCAGAGGGGAATCCGTTGGAAAGGACCAGCACATGATGCCCGCGGTGAGCGCGGCCGACATCGCGCCTACGCCCTACGCCTGGGAGATCCGGGCCACGGGGTTGAAGGTCAGGGTCGGTCGGAAACGGATGGCCGTCGACGGGCTCGATCTGTCGTTGGGGACCGGTGTGCACGGTCTGCTCGGGCCCAACGGGGCCGGAAAGACCACTCTCATACGGGCGTTGGCCACCGTGCTGCGGCCCGCCGAGGGGACCCTGGAACTGCTCGGGGAGTCCGCGGGCGGGATGGGTGAGCACCGGGCGCTGCGGCGGCGGATCGGGTATCTGCCGCAGGAGTTCGGCTACTACAAGCGGTTCACCGTGCGTGAATTCGTCGAGTACATGGCCTGGTTGAAGGAAGTGCCCAAGGCGGAGATCCCCGGGGCGGTGCAACGGGCCGTGGAACGGGTGGGGTTGGCCGACCGGGCCGACGACCGGATGAAGGCGCTGTCCGGTGGCATGGTGCGCAGGGTCGGGATCGCGCAGGCCATCGTCAACGACCCGGCGATCCTGCTGCTCGACGAACCCACGGCCGGTCTGGACCCGGCCCAACGGCTGCGATTCCGGGAGCTGTTGCAGGAGTTGGGGGCGGACACGTGTGTGGTCGTGTCGACCCATCTGGTCGAGGATGTCGCCGCCGCGTGCGGTGACGTGGTGCTGTTCGCCGAGGGGCGGCTGGTCTTCCAGGGCACTCCGGACGAGCTGGCCGCGGTGGGTGGGCCCGAGGATGTGGGCGACAGCCCGTTGGAGCGGGGATATTCAGCGCTGTTGTCGGACCCCGAGCGGGAGAGGGGCTCCTGGTGAACGGCCGTGTCCCACGCGCCGGCGCGAACTTCCGTGTCCCGCGCGTCGACGTCGACTTCCGTGTCCTGCGTACCGAGTTGAGACGTTCCGTCGCCCCCTGGGCCGGCGGCGTGATCCTGACGAGCGCGCTGGCGTTCCTGTATCTGGTGAACGGCGGCTGGTGGAACGGCACCACGGCGTGGACGGCCCAGTGGACGTCCCTGGCCCTGTGGACCCGGAGCCTGCTGTTCTATCTGTGGCCGATCGCCGTGGGGTTCGGGGCGTTGCAGGGGCTGCGCGACCACCGTTCGAGGATGGTCGAACTGCTGACGAGCACACCGCGTCCGGCCCGGCACCGCGCGGCCGTACCGGCGGGCGCGACGGCGATCACACTGGCCTCGGCCTACGCACTCCTCATCCTGGTCGGCGGGGTCCAAGTACTCGCCAACACCGCCTACACACACGCCGGTTGGCTACCGATCTCCCTCGTGGGGGCGCTGTTCCTGGTGGCGGGGGCCCTGCTGGGCATGGGCGTCGGCCGGGCCCTGCCGTCCGCGCTCACCCCGCCCCTGCTGACCATGAGCGCCTTCGCGTTCGCCGCCCTCATGCACCTGTCGCTCGGCCGGACGGCGACGACCGACCCGGCGGCGGGATTCCCGACCACGGAACCGAACCGCGTCTCCCTCCTGTCACCCGAGGTCGACGAGGTCCACAGCGCCCTCGTCACGCTCTCCACCTCCGTGCACATCGGCCAGACGATCTGGGCCCTGGGCATGGCCACGACCGGCTTCGCCCTCCTGATCGCCGCGACCCGGCGCACCCGACTGCTCGCCCTCACCCCGGTCCTGGCGGGCGCGGTCCTCGCCCTGCTCGTCCTCCCCTCCGACCCGAGCCGGATGTACGTCGTCGACAAGACCGCCGCGGAGCCGGTGTGCGACGGCCCGGTGTGCGTGACGAGGACTCACGAGGACCGGCTCGCCGAACTGGCCGGTCCCGGCAAGGAGGCGCTACGGCTGCTGCACGGCGCGCTGGGCGAACGGGCGCCGGTCTCGGTCCGGGAGGACACCGCCGTGCAGGCGGAGGGTTCCACACCGAAGTGGTCCCGTACGACTGTGCTCCTCGACTTCGACGACGACCTCGTCGCGGCGGCGAAGGGCAAGGACCAACTGACATGGGCCCTGCTCGCCAAGGGCCTGGTCCCGGGCTGCACCCCGACCGGCTGGAGCGGCTTCGGCGACGACCAGTACGCGCAGGCTGTCGCGGTCGGATGGGTCCTCGGGGAGCTGAAGCCGCTGCCGGGCCTGACGGCCGGATTGCGCGAGGAGGTCGACGCCAAGGCCCGTCCGGTGTGGAAGAAGCTCATGGCGCTTCCGCGGGGTGAGCAGGTCTCACGGATCGATGCGATGCGGGGCGCTGCGCTGGCTTGTACGGGGGATCCGTTCGAGGTGTTGTCGGGGCGGGGGGTTCGGTGAGGTGGGGCGGAGAGGCGGATATCGGGGAGGCAGGTGCCGGGGATGTACGTCCCGGTATGACGAGTGCCCGGGACATGGGTGCCGGGGAGGCAGGTGCCGGGGAAGTGCCTCCCGGTGGGACGGGTGCCCGGGACACGGGTGCCGGGGAGGCGCGTCCGGTGAGGCGGGAGCCGGGCGGGTGCGTCCCGATGAGACGGGTGCCGGACAGGTGCATCCCGGGGAGACGGGGTGCCGGTGACATGGGTGCGGAGGGGTGCGTCCCGATGAGAGGAGTGCCGGCGAGGCGGATGCCGGTGAGGTGCGTCCGGTGGGAGGGGAGCCCGTGACATGGATGCCGGTGAGGTGCGTCCGGTGGGAGGGGAGCCCGTGACATGGATGCCGGGGAGATGGCTGACGCTGTACGCCCGCTCGCGTCAAGTGCCCGCGTCCCTCGTCGCGTTGGTGATCAGCGCGGCGGCGATGCGGGCACTCGCCGGGGGCGGCGCCCAAGGGTTCGGTGATGGGCGGCTGCCCGTGCTCGTCCTCGCCACGGGAGTGATGGCGGCCTCGATCGGGTTCAGTGGGCAGGACCTCGCGCTGGACCGGACGGCCGCGATCCGCTGGGTGCCGCGGAGAGCGGCGCATGTGCTGCTCGCCGGGGCGGTCGTCGCGGCGGTGCTGCTGGCCGTGCAGGGGGCGGGCACGCCCGTGGGGACGTCCATGGCCGTCACCGAGTTCGTCGTGCGGGACAGCGCGGGACTGACCGGGCTTGCCGCCCTGGGCGCGGCGTTCTCGGGCGGGCGGTACGCGTGGACGCTGCCGTTCGCCTGGCTGTCGTTCACGTTCTTCGCCCCGGCCGCTACGAGTACGGCGACGCGGGTGGCGACCTGGATGCTGCTGCCGGCCGGCTCGGCGGCGGGTACCTGGACCGCCCTGCTGCTCCTGGGAGTTGGCACCGCGGCGTACGCCTTCGCGGGACCGAGGCGGTGAGCGGGGGTTTTCGACGGTCATCCCGGCGTTCGGGACACGGCACCGGTAACCGAAAGGACGCTCCCGATCTTCGCGTCCTCGTAGAACCACTTGGCGTCGGCCGAGTCCAGGCCGATCCAGCCGGCGCCCGTGTCGCGCTTGCCGGTGCTCTGCTCTTTGGAGGAGAAGGCGATGCCGACGTAGACCGGTTGGTCGTCGGTGTCGCGCAGTTCGACCGCGAGCGAGACCTCCGTGGTGTAGGCGACTCCGCCGGCCAGATCGGTGACCGTCTCCACCTTGGTCTCGTGCTTCTTGTAGACGGTCAACGGCCCTGCCAGGTCAAGGCCGTCGGGGAGGCCGGAGGTCATCGGCATGACCCGGTCCCCGACGATCAGGGCGCGCTTGCCGAGGACGACGGTGCCCGTGGCGGACGCGCGCGGTACGGGAGTTGTCACCTCGGGGGAGGTGACGCGGGGCGACGGGACGGGGTCGGCGTGGGTGGCGGCCGGGATTTGACGCCCGTCCCCGTCGTCCGCGGAGTGCGTGAAACCGACGCTCAACGCGAAGGCGACCAGGGCGAAAGCCACCGCACCCGCGCCCAACGTGCCCGCCGTCCGACGGCGCCCCCGGCGCACGGCACGGCCGCGGACCGCAGCGCCGGAGAGCACCGGGAGGGTCTCATGGCGTGCCGCCAACTCGCGCAGGGCGGTGGAGAGTTCGGAGTCGACGGAAACTTCGGCGGCGGGGACTCCGTCCTTGGAGAGTTCGTCAGACACGACCGCTCTCCTTCCGAACCGACGCGTCCGCGTTGCCCGCGTCGCCCGCCTCATCGGCGCCTTCGGCCCCGTCTGCCCCGTCGGCCTCGTCGGCCTCGTCAACCGTCAGATGTTTCGCGAGCGCCGCCCGCCCCCGGTACAACCTGGCCTTGACCGTCCCCACAGGCGCACCCGTGTCGGAGGCTATCTGCTCGACACTCACGTCACACAGATGGTGCAGGACGATCACCATCCGCTGTGCCTTGGGCAGTTGGCGCAGCGCGGCGACAAGTGCCGTGTGATCAGGGTCGGGTCCCG from Streptomyces sp. NBC_01288 carries:
- a CDS encoding SigE family RNA polymerase sigma factor, with the translated sequence MTEDEFDAFYAATFPRLTGQLSAFTGDREEAQDVVQEAFVRAWDRRGDFLADEAPEAWIRTVAMRLAVSRWRRARRWLELVRRTPPPGSMPGPDPDHTALVAALRQLPKAQRMVIVLHHLCDVSVEQIASDTGAPVGTVKARLYRGRAALAKHLTVDEADEADGADGAEGADEAGDAGNADASVRKESGRV
- a CDS encoding VanZ family protein, translated to MFSAIFQHHIGYLAVCTLIGLMCGGAAWTLARKRGNPHGAWWSGLAFVLTGVLGVTFMGAGSASGACVLNHEFAEPFHTTRGWWNLAMMVPVGACAVLAVRRPLPVLFGVVALPLAIEFTQASVNGLGRVCDSSDAEMSIVGGLTGLAVAAAVLAIRHSLVWKAGTKGTLIAFAALLLLGSGLARPMLDVTNIDGSSLADADPAQKRAVEAAVKEAFGDRYKLGQLYERPCAGPSCTTVIFNLYSREEGHSEAFGTGSLSWPDKKHLNVQLENSDRSTVMGYPLEGAKAPASDAAASRLTKSYAQRKYPWAMSATMTQTSPVGEKAELGWITAWRWAHDNVLMPRMLDVQVDRAGRVSQIDVTLGPTRANLPKAKLDAGQAEEEVNKVVAAKLRANGNTGAEFHTRTVTVKAVEQDGVWQPNWLVNVTWPGDGKGAASQEAAAVDTYRVNGVTGQVYDTAGQLLTTG
- a CDS encoding ABC transporter ATP-binding protein, yielding MMPAVSAADIAPTPYAWEIRATGLKVRVGRKRMAVDGLDLSLGTGVHGLLGPNGAGKTTLIRALATVLRPAEGTLELLGESAGGMGEHRALRRRIGYLPQEFGYYKRFTVREFVEYMAWLKEVPKAEIPGAVQRAVERVGLADRADDRMKALSGGMVRRVGIAQAIVNDPAILLLDEPTAGLDPAQRLRFRELLQELGADTCVVVSTHLVEDVAAACGDVVLFAEGRLVFQGTPDELAAVGGPEDVGDSPLERGYSALLSDPERERGSW
- a CDS encoding sigma-70 family RNA polymerase sigma factor, coding for MKEAISIGGNPSMQPDLQELVGRVALGDEKAFAAVYDAVVSPVLGVARAVLRDHAQSEEVAQEVLVEVWRTAPRYRADRGTAINWILTLAHRRAIDRVRSVEAAAARDNKAALLARTPEFDEVTEQVEARLEREQVRRCLRTLTEIQRQAVTLAYYRGLTYRQVAEALTLPLGTVKTRLRDGLIRLRDCLGVTA
- a CDS encoding anti-sigma factor, with the protein product MITADLHLLTGAYALHALSDEECEMFERHLAGCEACAQEAAELSATAARLGLAVSVEPDRDMRGRVLSRITAVRQEAPGGNPAIPSGRAVLRARVLSRWTLAACLAAAAALGGTAVWQHQRAESALAQAHRAEQGTTRISAVLAAPDARAQAVPLPGGADGTVVVSRSRDRAVFVVSGMAHAPAGKVYQLWFDDGGTMRSAGLMNPDRADQAVLLRGAVDGASGMGITVEPAGGSKQPTTTPLALTRFSA
- a CDS encoding zf-HC2 domain-containing protein, which gives rise to MSVEHASTRIIGSYARGLGGDDLTADEVWAVEAHLETCGVCRDRLAAAVAAEVPDVAALVGSVRDGLEPRLGVSVARRRYRSVRVSSWLTPVMVPWLGTVVSVTVLALLLDLVGGGYGFGPGSGRVSLVLLLAPVLPVLGVAASWSQGLDPAYELTASVPRAGLQLVLRRTASVLAVVVPALLVGGWATGVPGVTAAQWLLPCLAFTSTTLALGGVVGVTRAAVAVVGVWAAVVLAPTVVASRATFALQAGGLAVWGLVLAVGVGVVVVRRGAYSVLGAHR
- a CDS encoding aldo/keto reductase, producing MTTPTTPTATFAGRTVSRIGYGALQLERLRDRRAEAVALLRRAVELGVDHVDTAEFYGFGFANAVIREALRPEDDVLVVTKVGADPDPGGHPPLRLAQRPEQLRASVEDNLRSLGVDRLQVVNLRRLDSGPGLRPEGDQVVDLDDQLAVMTALRDEGKIGAIGLSSVTLDVLRRALPAGIACVQNAYSLVSRADEDMLELCLAEGIAWVPYFPLGGAFPGLPKATDEPAVHAAATHLGVTATQVGLAWLLHHAPNVLLIPGTADPAHLEANTAVSEITLDAATLAALDAVESRSNEVPLG
- a CDS encoding RNA polymerase sigma factor, with protein sequence MRAVRKALGELDEERLVRLVARGDRAAFDELYGRTAPWMAVRLRRRCADEQIVAEVMQETYLAVWRAAGAFAGASVGGTAVGWLWTIAARRLVDAFRRRAHHAEPPPAAAPVDVAPGAEEEVLAATVGGDVGDALRCLAPELRQVLQALVLDGLSVRETSVLLGLPEGTVKTRARRARIAMRRALT
- a CDS encoding TetR/AcrR family transcriptional regulator; this encodes MPRLTDARKELRRAQIAEAAVRCFGRNGLERTSIADIIAESGLSAGSIYAHYRNKADLVQAVARGDLAERARVLGEHAASDVPPDPDELLARLVAAIDPVRARLAVQTWGEATTNPAVRDIVVDMTDRMRAMLHDCVTAWLVKVEHHDPAGARESATPIAHRVMALYQAELLYTALQSPPEEAAP